In one window of Tellurirhabdus rosea DNA:
- a CDS encoding DUF1569 domain-containing protein, with protein MKQSKKNLLDLPAAEEIVARVKNLKVTNAPHWGRMNASEMLLHCNLCMTQILEGDMPFAPTTLKQRVIRFLSFNVVPQFPKNLKTHHRNDTKGLVSEAEFEAQKKRFINVIETFGRHQQPIALTHPAFGTLNTRQWGLAAWMHMDHHLRQFGV; from the coding sequence ATGAAACAGTCAAAAAAAAACCTGTTAGACCTCCCGGCGGCAGAGGAAATTGTTGCCCGCGTCAAAAACCTGAAGGTGACTAATGCACCGCACTGGGGCCGAATGAACGCCTCGGAAATGCTGCTTCACTGTAACCTTTGTATGACCCAGATTCTGGAAGGGGACATGCCTTTCGCGCCAACCACCCTGAAGCAGCGAGTCATTCGGTTTCTGTCTTTCAACGTAGTGCCGCAGTTTCCCAAAAATCTCAAAACGCATCACCGCAACGACACCAAAGGCCTCGTTTCGGAGGCTGAATTTGAAGCGCAGAAAAAGCGGTTTATCAACGTTATAGAAACGTTCGGAAGGCATCAGCAACCCATTGCCCTCACGCATCCGGCTTTTGGTACCCTCAACACCCGGCAGTGGGGCCTGGCCGCCTGGATGCACATGGACCACCATCTGCGGCAGTTTGGCGTTTAA
- a CDS encoding tetratricopeptide repeat-containing sensor histidine kinase has protein sequence MIRWLLLMMLFGFAGIVNGQSVLTDSLRQVLTSLPPSGSSVKDDTLRVSVLCELGKLQAKDDTAIRLFQQALTLSQKRNWERGQMWATCWLGFYKARRGAYYQAMAFLFDALRLAEKLRDGRYMGLSMRYLGDRYHHFEDYPKALYYYQKARPFLKQAGEQRIYLVCLNNIGLSYFQQRNYAVAIRFFNQCLLENKPPAYFEDVAGYCFLNLSASYRETEDYTKAILYLNRFEKLRQKHPDDIAWSRNEMATVLMRQANFRAALRYAQEAYALRQSALRVTKMKITNNLWQIYQELGAYRQSLYYYQEYEKLQEQDVRDMQKKQIDALRVRYENERHKAYITLQRSVIRQKELQRNGLATGLALVLLLTFTLYYTNWLLKRKKKQVEEQKLDLEVMQQALASSNESLSELNQTLEERVRQRTRELTRANEELIRKNREISEAFYRGQSQERRRVASELHDTLGGTLAALKWQLESIDSEHLSPPEQRVYGNLLANLESAYTEVRLISHNMMPEELEKAGLAGALQKLVDDLNRTRRLSFVFLTNCEDERFERSIEIELYSIGLELVNNVLKHARATEAVLKLHRLPVALTLEISDNGVGMPSREPSHRGMGMNNIKSRVERIHGRLDTQTEAGQGTRLAITVPLFTPIPLNANSSP, from the coding sequence ATGATTCGATGGCTACTTCTAATGATGCTTTTTGGGTTTGCAGGCATTGTCAACGGACAAAGCGTCCTGACCGACAGTCTGCGGCAGGTGTTGACCAGCCTGCCCCCATCGGGTAGTTCAGTTAAGGATGACACGCTACGCGTTTCGGTTCTGTGCGAGCTGGGCAAGCTGCAGGCCAAAGACGACACGGCTATCCGACTTTTTCAGCAAGCCCTGACCCTTTCGCAAAAGCGGAACTGGGAGCGGGGTCAGATGTGGGCCACGTGCTGGCTGGGGTTTTACAAAGCCAGACGAGGCGCCTATTATCAGGCCATGGCTTTTTTGTTCGACGCGCTCCGGCTGGCCGAAAAGCTCAGGGACGGTCGGTACATGGGACTTTCCATGCGCTATCTGGGAGACCGTTATCATCATTTTGAAGACTACCCCAAAGCCCTTTACTATTATCAGAAAGCCCGCCCTTTCCTGAAACAGGCCGGCGAGCAGCGCATTTACCTGGTTTGCCTCAACAACATAGGGCTAAGTTATTTTCAGCAGCGAAACTACGCGGTAGCCATTCGTTTCTTCAATCAGTGCCTTTTGGAAAACAAACCCCCGGCCTACTTTGAGGATGTAGCCGGTTACTGCTTTCTGAATCTGAGCGCCAGCTACCGGGAAACAGAAGATTACACGAAAGCGATTCTGTACCTTAACCGGTTTGAAAAGCTTCGCCAGAAACATCCGGATGACATCGCCTGGTCCCGGAATGAAATGGCAACGGTGCTGATGCGCCAGGCCAACTTCCGGGCGGCGCTCCGGTATGCCCAGGAGGCCTATGCGCTGCGGCAGAGTGCGCTCCGGGTCACAAAAATGAAGATAACCAACAACCTCTGGCAGATCTACCAGGAGCTCGGAGCGTATCGGCAGTCCCTGTACTATTATCAGGAATACGAAAAGCTCCAGGAACAGGATGTCAGGGATATGCAGAAAAAGCAGATTGATGCCCTTCGGGTTCGGTATGAGAATGAGCGACACAAGGCTTACATCACCTTGCAGCGCAGCGTTATCCGGCAGAAAGAACTTCAACGCAACGGGCTGGCCACCGGCCTGGCCCTCGTTTTGCTGCTGACGTTCACCCTCTATTATACCAACTGGCTGCTTAAACGAAAGAAAAAGCAGGTTGAAGAACAGAAACTGGACCTGGAAGTGATGCAGCAGGCACTGGCCTCCTCCAACGAAAGCCTGTCTGAACTGAACCAGACCCTGGAAGAACGGGTCAGGCAGCGCACCCGGGAGCTTACCCGTGCCAATGAAGAACTGATCCGGAAAAATCGGGAGATCAGCGAAGCGTTCTACCGGGGTCAGTCGCAGGAACGGAGACGGGTAGCGTCGGAACTGCACGATACGCTCGGCGGCACACTGGCCGCCCTGAAATGGCAGTTGGAGTCGATCGACTCCGAACACCTGAGTCCGCCCGAACAGCGCGTCTACGGCAACCTGCTCGCCAACCTGGAAAGCGCCTACACGGAAGTGCGGCTCATCTCGCACAACATGATGCCCGAAGAACTGGAAAAGGCGGGCCTGGCCGGAGCCCTGCAGAAGCTCGTTGACGACCTGAACCGTACCCGCCGCCTTTCCTTTGTCTTTCTTACCAACTGCGAAGACGAACGGTTTGAGCGCAGCATCGAGATTGAGTTGTACAGCATTGGACTCGAACTGGTCAACAACGTCCTGAAACACGCCCGGGCCACCGAAGCGGTTCTCAAATTGCACCGGTTACCCGTGGCCCTCACGCTGGAAATCAGTGACAATGGCGTGGGCATGCCCAGCCGGGAGCCTTCGCATCGCGGGATGGGCATGAACAACATAAAATCCCGGGTCGAACGGATTCATGGCCGACTGGATACCCAGACCGAAGCGGGACAGGGCACCCGTCTGGCGATCACGGTTCCGCTCTTCACGCCCATTCCACTGAATGCCAATTCATCCCCCTGA
- a CDS encoding SDR family NAD(P)-dependent oxidoreductase, which yields MKNLSWNASLLLTGLCLFLSSCSTSRLSRSDQRKTAGKTFVIVGASSGFGRGVAEQLGGYKANVVLAARRTDLLEEIARNIRAAGGNALVVPLDISKPEDVQRLATETLRQFGDIDVWVNMAGVGAIGRFWEIPVEDQARIVDVNLKGVIYGSHAAIRQFRTQGYGTLINMGSVESFSPLAYHASYAATKAGLLNLTQALNHELRLDGKGNIRVINVEPWAVDTPFWRHAANYSGREGRMAAMDPPQKVVNAVIRASLHGRHEMPVGWKATGAWFSHRIFPRLTERISANLVHRYQMRNAPPLSPTSGSAFQPMPEGRGVDDGVKKKMKEERRARKQENKTP from the coding sequence ATGAAAAACTTAAGCTGGAACGCTAGCCTGCTGCTGACGGGTCTGTGTCTGTTCCTTTCATCCTGTTCCACTTCCCGGCTCAGCCGCTCCGACCAGCGCAAAACGGCGGGTAAAACGTTTGTCATCGTCGGGGCGTCGAGCGGCTTCGGCCGGGGCGTGGCCGAGCAACTGGGCGGGTATAAAGCCAACGTCGTGCTAGCCGCCCGGCGGACGGACCTGCTGGAAGAAATCGCCCGAAACATCAGGGCGGCGGGCGGAAACGCGCTGGTGGTACCGCTGGATATCAGCAAACCGGAGGATGTCCAGCGGCTGGCCACCGAGACCCTCCGGCAGTTCGGCGACATCGACGTCTGGGTCAACATGGCGGGCGTCGGAGCCATCGGCCGGTTCTGGGAGATTCCGGTGGAAGACCAGGCGCGGATTGTGGACGTGAACCTGAAAGGCGTGATTTACGGCAGTCACGCGGCGATCCGGCAGTTCCGGACGCAGGGCTACGGCACGCTGATCAACATGGGTTCGGTCGAGAGCTTCAGTCCGCTGGCCTACCACGCCTCCTACGCCGCCACCAAAGCGGGCCTGCTCAACCTGACGCAGGCCCTCAACCACGAGCTGCGCCTCGACGGCAAGGGCAACATCCGGGTCATCAACGTCGAACCCTGGGCGGTCGACACGCCGTTCTGGCGCCACGCGGCCAACTACAGCGGCCGCGAGGGGCGCATGGCGGCCATGGACCCGCCGCAGAAGGTAGTGAACGCCGTGATCCGGGCGTCGCTGCACGGCCGGCACGAGATGCCCGTCGGCTGGAAGGCGACCGGGGCGTGGTTTTCGCACCGGATTTTCCCGCGTCTGACGGAGCGCATTTCGGCCAACCTCGTGCACCGCTACCAGATGCGCAACGCGCCGCCGCTATCCCCCACGTCCGGCTCGGCCTTCCAGCCCATGCCCGAAGGCCGCGGGGTAGACGACGGGGTCAAAAAGAAAATGAAAGAAGAACGCCGGGCACGGAAACAGGAAAACAAAACTCCTTAA
- a CDS encoding TonB-dependent receptor domain-containing protein, whose amino-acid sequence MIKRFTALLTGLLAFCQTYAQAQITGRVFDQQTRQPIPFVSVALYRLPDSAAVAGAVTDSTGGFLISNLKNGRHVLKTFFVGFKPVAVPLSVSAGKAQDVGTLLLEADTRLLNEVRVSGQRSDIQVKADRQTYRAGQFGSAAGGTATDLVRNLPGITLNAEGELSLRGANGFLVLLNGKPVQANLTMLLNQLPANSIESVEVITTPNARFDPDGKAGIISIITKKGAESGWSATVNGLLGLPSVNSFGNDKAPSRYSGDLTLNYRAARWDVLLSSAYLRNDIAGRRIGDVSTTIGNRYTRFPSAGERSFDRFTLTNRLAVAYVPSARHSWNLGLFHSQRTEDRIADIFYQNTKTDLTTGRVIGQINYFNANLVRKRGQFFTGNLDYTHTFRNKATLSAGALYEYDFLDGFTRNLNLTRRDSRDTLQYTLSTTDRPIQNYRFNLDGSRPLGRGKLEAGYQYRNQEDLGNYRYREQDGRGQPLRLIPAFTGRITLTNRIHSVYSQYSVGGKKLEGSVGLRYETAERVLEAPGNQTYVLRLNNLFPSFNMLYKPGKGLALKAGFSRRVQRSSNFALNPLPEREHSETLEQGDPNLLPEFVNLAEVGMTKEVGRSTLIATVYYQGVENIINRVNRVYSDTIVSRIFTNAGLAQRVGLEMAGDLKLSSRWKLYVGGNLYRYTLTGDLFNNQVTFNRAAWVYSVNANTSVQLAPKLQFQANVNYLSRRITAQGEDSRFLIPNLLVKQSLMADRMTVALQWQNIGLGFLPTNEQRITTRGRNFFTTTNYIQEKDILLLNVSYSLRQVSKRAKLPGNEFGEKEF is encoded by the coding sequence ATGATAAAACGTTTTACCGCCCTGCTGACGGGCCTGCTCGCCTTTTGTCAGACGTACGCCCAGGCGCAGATCACCGGACGGGTGTTCGACCAGCAGACCCGGCAGCCCATTCCGTTCGTGAGCGTGGCCCTCTACCGGCTGCCTGATTCGGCGGCGGTGGCAGGTGCCGTCACGGATTCGACGGGCGGGTTTCTGATCAGTAATCTCAAAAACGGGCGGCACGTGCTCAAAACCTTCTTTGTCGGTTTCAAACCGGTCGCAGTGCCGTTGTCCGTCTCGGCGGGAAAGGCGCAGGACGTGGGCACGCTGCTGCTCGAAGCCGACACCCGGCTGCTCAACGAAGTGCGCGTGTCGGGCCAGCGGTCAGACATTCAGGTGAAGGCGGACCGGCAGACGTACCGCGCCGGTCAGTTCGGGTCGGCGGCGGGCGGCACGGCGACCGATCTCGTCCGCAACCTGCCGGGCATTACGCTGAACGCCGAAGGCGAACTCAGCCTGCGGGGTGCCAACGGTTTTCTGGTGCTGCTCAACGGCAAGCCCGTGCAGGCCAACCTCACAATGCTCCTCAACCAACTCCCGGCCAACAGCATCGAATCCGTCGAAGTCATCACGACGCCCAACGCCCGGTTTGACCCCGACGGCAAAGCGGGCATTATTTCCATCATTACCAAAAAAGGTGCGGAATCGGGCTGGTCGGCCACGGTCAACGGGCTGCTCGGTCTGCCGAGCGTCAACTCGTTTGGCAACGACAAAGCGCCCAGCCGGTACAGCGGCGACCTGACGCTGAACTACCGCGCCGCCCGCTGGGATGTGCTGCTCAGCTCGGCCTACCTCCGCAACGACATTGCCGGACGGCGGATCGGTGACGTCAGTACGACGATCGGGAATCGCTACACCCGCTTTCCGTCCGCCGGTGAGCGCAGTTTCGACCGCTTTACGCTGACCAACCGGCTGGCCGTGGCCTACGTGCCGTCTGCACGCCACAGCTGGAACCTTGGTCTGTTCCATAGCCAACGTACGGAAGACCGGATTGCCGATATTTTTTATCAGAACACCAAAACGGACCTGACCACCGGCCGGGTTATCGGGCAGATTAACTACTTCAATGCTAACCTCGTGCGCAAACGGGGACAGTTTTTTACGGGCAACCTCGATTACACGCATACCTTCCGGAACAAAGCGACGCTGTCGGCCGGGGCGCTGTACGAATACGACTTTCTCGACGGCTTTACACGGAACCTGAACCTGACCCGCCGCGATTCCCGCGATACGTTGCAGTACACCCTGAGCACCACCGACCGACCCATCCAGAACTACCGCTTCAACCTCGACGGCTCGCGCCCGCTCGGACGCGGCAAACTGGAAGCGGGCTACCAGTACCGGAATCAGGAAGACCTCGGCAATTATCGCTACCGGGAGCAGGACGGCCGGGGCCAGCCGTTGCGGCTGATTCCGGCTTTTACCGGCCGCATCACGCTTACAAACCGGATTCACAGCGTTTACAGCCAGTATTCGGTCGGGGGCAAAAAGCTGGAGGGAAGCGTCGGGCTTCGCTACGAAACTGCCGAACGGGTGCTCGAAGCGCCCGGCAACCAGACCTACGTGCTGCGGCTGAACAACCTGTTTCCGTCGTTCAACATGCTTTACAAACCCGGCAAGGGCCTCGCACTGAAAGCCGGATTCAGCCGCCGGGTGCAGCGAAGCAGCAATTTTGCCCTCAATCCCCTGCCCGAACGCGAACACTCCGAAACCCTCGAACAAGGCGATCCGAACCTGCTGCCTGAGTTCGTGAATCTGGCCGAAGTCGGCATGACCAAAGAAGTTGGGCGGAGTACGCTGATTGCAACCGTGTATTATCAGGGCGTCGAAAACATCATCAACCGCGTAAACCGGGTCTATTCCGATACGATTGTAAGCCGGATTTTCACCAATGCGGGGCTGGCGCAGCGCGTGGGGCTGGAAATGGCCGGTGATCTGAAGCTGTCCTCCCGCTGGAAACTGTACGTAGGCGGCAATCTGTACCGATACACCCTGACGGGCGATCTCTTCAACAATCAGGTGACGTTCAACCGGGCGGCCTGGGTGTATTCAGTCAACGCCAATACCAGTGTGCAGCTGGCTCCAAAATTACAGTTCCAGGCCAACGTCAACTACCTGTCTCGGCGCATCACGGCCCAGGGCGAGGATTCGCGCTTCCTGATTCCGAACCTGCTGGTCAAACAAAGCCTGATGGCCGACCGAATGACGGTGGCGCTCCAATGGCAGAACATCGGACTCGGCTTTCTGCCGACCAATGAACAGCGCATCACCACCCGCGGCCGGAACTTTTTCACCACGACGAATTACATTCAGGAAAAAGACATTCTGCTCCTTAACGTGAGCTATTCGCTCCGGCAGGTCAGCAAACGGGCCAAACTGCCGGGGAATGAGTTCGGAGAGAAGGAATTTTAA
- a CDS encoding flavin-containing monooxygenase: MPTTAYSRPELLDVLIVGAGLSGIGTAYWLQKHCPDKRYAIFEGRDALGGTWDLFRYPGIRSDSDMYTLGYAFKPWANPQAIADGASIRQHIEETARENGIDQHIYFGHKVVGAAWSSGDACWTVEIRHGATDTQIAVRTRFLYMCSGYYSYEEAYRPQFAGESEFGGPIILPQFWPHELDYAGKRVVVVGSGATAMTLVPALARSAAHVTMLQRSPTYVVSLPGQDAVALRLRRHLPERVAYDLIRWKNVLQRIFLYWVARARPQMAKKQIVGLVTEALGPDYDVATHFTPRYNPWDQRVCLVPDGDLFVAIRAGKASVVTDEIDRFTPDGLRLKSGQELPADVVVMATGLTIKLFGGMQLTVDGKVCPPNEGMVYKGMMMSDVPNFAIAFGYTNASWTLKTDLTANYVCRLLRYMDRRGHAIVVPRREADVQPVPFLDFTSGYVQRAQQVLPQQGSRRPWQVYQNYLKDLLSIRYGRLADGVLRFGPKGSMP, encoded by the coding sequence ATGCCTACTACTGCCTATTCCCGCCCTGAATTACTTGATGTGTTAATAGTCGGGGCCGGTCTGTCGGGCATCGGCACGGCTTACTGGCTGCAAAAACACTGCCCCGACAAACGCTATGCTATCTTTGAAGGGCGGGATGCCCTGGGCGGAACCTGGGATCTGTTCCGCTACCCCGGCATCCGCTCCGATTCGGATATGTACACGCTCGGCTATGCCTTCAAGCCCTGGGCCAATCCCCAGGCCATTGCCGACGGAGCCTCCATCCGGCAGCACATCGAGGAAACAGCGCGGGAAAACGGGATCGATCAGCATATTTATTTCGGCCACAAGGTCGTCGGGGCGGCCTGGTCGAGCGGGGATGCCTGCTGGACGGTGGAAATCCGGCACGGCGCGACGGATACGCAGATAGCGGTGCGCACCCGGTTTCTGTACATGTGCAGCGGGTATTACAGCTACGAAGAGGCCTATCGCCCCCAATTTGCCGGGGAAAGTGAGTTTGGGGGACCAATCATTCTGCCCCAGTTCTGGCCCCACGAACTGGACTATGCGGGGAAACGGGTCGTGGTGGTCGGCAGCGGAGCTACCGCCATGACGTTAGTGCCTGCCCTGGCGCGTTCGGCCGCGCATGTGACCATGCTGCAACGCTCGCCGACCTACGTGGTGTCGCTGCCCGGACAGGATGCGGTGGCCCTGCGCCTGCGCCGACACCTGCCCGAGCGAGTGGCCTACGACCTGATCCGCTGGAAGAACGTTCTGCAACGGATTTTTTTGTACTGGGTGGCCCGCGCCCGTCCCCAGATGGCCAAAAAACAGATCGTCGGGTTGGTGACCGAGGCGCTCGGGCCGGACTACGACGTGGCGACCCATTTCACCCCGCGCTACAATCCCTGGGACCAGCGCGTTTGTCTGGTGCCCGACGGCGACCTGTTCGTTGCCATCCGGGCAGGAAAAGCGTCGGTGGTGACCGACGAAATCGACCGTTTTACCCCCGACGGGCTGCGGCTTAAATCGGGCCAAGAACTCCCGGCGGATGTGGTTGTGATGGCTACGGGCCTGACCATCAAATTGTTCGGCGGCATGCAGCTGACGGTGGACGGAAAGGTTTGCCCGCCGAATGAAGGGATGGTGTACAAAGGCATGATGATGAGCGATGTACCGAACTTTGCCATCGCCTTCGGCTATACCAACGCTTCCTGGACGCTGAAAACGGACCTGACGGCCAATTACGTCTGTCGGCTGCTGCGTTACATGGACCGCCGGGGCCACGCCATTGTGGTGCCTCGGCGCGAGGCCGATGTGCAGCCGGTGCCCTTTCTGGATTTTACGTCCGGCTACGTCCAGCGCGCCCAACAGGTGCTTCCCCAGCAGGGTTCTCGCCGCCCGTGGCAGGTGTACCAGAACTACCTCAAAGACCTGCTCTCCATCCGTTATGGCCGACTGGCCGACGGCGTGCTGCGCTTCGGACCCAAAGGCAGCATGCCCTGA
- a CDS encoding SRPBCC family protein, with product MNTPAKETVSVEVTIQAPVEKVWERWTSPEHIVNWNHASDDWHTPRAENDLREGGKFIYRMEAKDGSVAFDFVGTYEAVRPQESLVYILEDDRRVTVTFAGEGETTRVTEAFEADSSHPVEMQQTGWQAILDNFKKYVESQS from the coding sequence ATGAACACACCAGCCAAAGAAACCGTATCGGTCGAGGTGACCATTCAGGCCCCTGTTGAAAAAGTCTGGGAACGGTGGACTTCCCCCGAGCATATTGTCAACTGGAACCACGCCTCGGACGACTGGCATACGCCCAGAGCCGAAAACGACCTTCGGGAAGGCGGCAAGTTCATCTACCGGATGGAGGCCAAGGACGGCAGCGTCGCCTTCGATTTCGTCGGAACGTACGAGGCCGTTCGGCCGCAGGAATCGCTGGTCTATATCCTGGAGGACGACCGGAGAGTGACCGTGACCTTTGCAGGCGAAGGCGAAACGACGCGGGTGACGGAAGCTTTTGAGGCCGACAGCTCGCACCCCGTGGAAATGCAGCAGACGGGTTGGCAGGCGATTCTGGATAATTTTAAAAAATACGTGGAGTCCCAGTCTTGA
- a CDS encoding tetratricopeptide repeat protein — MKKPEPKRTLLAGFCLLVLLSCQKKNDAPTHDAIEAINLKRGEVVICGTQQPQFGSVRFAVSAPGKTREDFNLAMALLHSFEYDEAEKVFAGIIDKSPDFAMAYWGVAMCNYHPLWAPPTPAELEKGTKAVTLAQKLADQAAPESAYIDAIARFYQDYPTVDHRTRSRRFETAMEQIHRQHPADHEAVVFYALALVATADPADKTLARQKKAGALLNGLYQRQPDHPGIVHYLIHAFDSPQLAPLALPAARRYASLAPSSAHALHMPSHIFVRLGLWTECIASNQESVSAARCYAQSTGIRGHWDEELHGLDYLMYAHLQRGDNAQARKQWAYLQTIREVHPASFKVAYAFAAIPGRYVLENRLWPEAARLKVPSANFSWNDFPWQNALIHYTRLLGWVHTDRLDSARAELKTLYRLRQTLLGQKDDYKANQIQIQILSGEAWILHKEGKSGQALRQMQAAANLEDKTAKHPVTPGELLPARELLGDMLLEMNKPREALRAYEADLQNQPNRFNGLYGASMAAKQAGDDPKATHYARLLVRLADAGRSDRAEVKAVRGWLPPDGPL, encoded by the coding sequence ATGAAAAAACCGGAACCTAAGCGGACCCTGCTGGCGGGCTTTTGCCTGCTGGTGCTCCTGTCCTGCCAGAAGAAAAACGACGCGCCGACCCACGACGCCATCGAGGCCATAAACCTCAAACGGGGCGAAGTCGTCATTTGCGGAACCCAGCAGCCCCAATTCGGTTCGGTTCGATTTGCCGTTTCGGCTCCCGGTAAGACCCGGGAGGACTTCAATCTGGCCATGGCGCTCCTGCACTCGTTCGAGTACGACGAGGCCGAAAAGGTCTTCGCCGGAATCATCGACAAATCGCCGGATTTTGCGATGGCCTACTGGGGCGTTGCGATGTGTAATTACCACCCGCTATGGGCTCCGCCGACGCCCGCTGAACTGGAAAAAGGCACCAAAGCCGTGACCCTGGCCCAGAAACTGGCGGACCAAGCGGCCCCGGAATCCGCCTATATCGACGCCATTGCCCGGTTCTACCAGGACTACCCAACGGTCGATCACCGGACGCGGAGCCGCCGCTTCGAAACTGCGATGGAGCAGATTCACCGGCAGCATCCGGCGGACCACGAAGCCGTTGTGTTCTACGCGCTGGCGCTGGTCGCCACGGCCGACCCGGCCGACAAAACATTGGCCCGCCAGAAAAAAGCCGGGGCGCTGCTCAACGGCCTTTACCAGCGCCAGCCGGATCATCCGGGCATCGTGCACTACCTCATTCACGCCTTTGATTCCCCGCAGCTGGCTCCGCTGGCCCTGCCCGCCGCCCGGCGGTACGCGTCCCTGGCCCCTTCGTCGGCCCACGCCCTGCACATGCCTTCGCACATTTTTGTCCGGCTCGGTCTCTGGACAGAATGCATTGCATCGAATCAGGAATCGGTATCGGCGGCCCGCTGTTATGCCCAGTCTACCGGCATACGGGGGCATTGGGACGAAGAGCTGCACGGACTGGATTACCTGATGTACGCCCACCTCCAGCGGGGCGACAATGCGCAGGCCCGAAAGCAATGGGCGTACTTGCAAACGATCCGCGAAGTCCATCCGGCGAGCTTCAAGGTGGCCTATGCGTTTGCGGCGATTCCGGGCCGGTACGTCCTGGAAAACAGGTTGTGGCCGGAAGCCGCCCGGTTGAAAGTGCCTTCCGCCAATTTTTCCTGGAACGACTTTCCGTGGCAGAACGCCCTGATTCATTACACCCGCCTGCTGGGATGGGTGCATACCGACCGGCTGGATTCGGCCCGGGCAGAACTGAAAACCCTGTACCGGCTCCGGCAGACGCTTTTGGGACAGAAGGATGATTATAAGGCCAACCAGATCCAGATTCAGATTCTGTCGGGCGAAGCGTGGATTCTGCATAAAGAAGGCAAATCCGGGCAGGCTTTGCGGCAGATGCAGGCCGCGGCCAACCTGGAAGACAAAACGGCGAAGCATCCCGTGACTCCCGGCGAACTCCTTCCGGCCCGGGAACTTCTGGGCGATATGCTGCTGGAGATGAACAAGCCCCGGGAGGCCCTCAGGGCGTACGAAGCCGATCTCCAAAATCAGCCTAACCGGTTCAACGGGCTGTATGGAGCCAGCATGGCCGCCAAACAGGCGGGCGACGACCCCAAAGCGACGCATTACGCCCGGCTTCTGGTCCGCCTCGCCGACGCCGGCAGGTCCGACCGGGCCGAAGTGAAAGCGGTTCGGGGCTGGCTGCCGCCGGACGGGCCGCTTTGA
- a CDS encoding PH domain-containing protein has translation MFKKLATEALGLSDIGKIIAPRDYDKVDSDDYILHEDNEKIFFLIKSKRDEYCFTNRALIHVDGASALDKKRTLRRYEYYKNPFANVSLQTAGTIDLDVEIIFNIGQQHFNISVDKGQIDRLRDLYKAILAISEQVYSNQTYLSFTQNSLAQAAAIVTSGRQEAVSKAEELEKLNDYIFNWSKESYNSYNQKDFSAIFERYINN, from the coding sequence ATGTTTAAGAAATTAGCGACCGAGGCGCTAGGACTGAGCGATATCGGTAAAATCATCGCACCCCGTGATTATGACAAAGTTGACTCCGACGATTACATCCTGCACGAAGACAACGAGAAGATTTTCTTCCTCATCAAATCCAAAAGGGACGAATACTGTTTCACCAACCGCGCCCTGATCCACGTCGACGGAGCCAGCGCGCTGGACAAAAAGCGGACGCTGCGCCGTTACGAGTATTACAAAAATCCGTTCGCCAATGTGTCGCTCCAGACGGCGGGCACGATCGATCTGGACGTCGAGATTATTTTCAACATTGGGCAGCAGCATTTCAACATCAGCGTCGACAAGGGCCAGATCGACCGGCTTCGGGACCTCTACAAGGCCATTCTGGCGATCTCGGAGCAGGTGTACAGCAACCAGACTTACCTGAGCTTTACGCAGAATAGCCTGGCGCAGGCGGCGGCCATCGTCACCTCCGGCCGGCAGGAGGCCGTTTCGAAAGCGGAGGAACTGGAAAAACTGAACGACTACATCTTCAACTGGAGCAAGGAATCGTACAACAGCTACAACCAGAAGGATTTCTCGGCCATTTTTGAACGGTATATCAATAACTAA